In one Paenibacillus sp. JQZ6Y-1 genomic region, the following are encoded:
- a CDS encoding ATP-dependent Clp protease ATP-binding subunit, with the protein MRCQHCNQNEATVGLQFTINHKSEKMVLCQDCYAKMNSGVPFAAGFGPSPNGMSSIDELFKSLLQPNARSNGAASNDNQAAGRTASSRNGGNGLLDQLGRNLNDAARNGKIDTVIGRDEEIERVIEILNRRNKNNPVLIGEPGVGKTAIAEGLALRITEGNVPSKLLGKEVYSLDVASLVAGTGIRGQFEEKVKQLIAELQERDNILLFIDEIHLLVGAGSAEGSMDAGNILKPVLARGDLQVIGATTLKEYRQIEKDAALERRFQPVMVNEPTVQETVDILKGLRPKYEEFHGVRYSDETIAACVQLSHRYIQDRFLPDKAIDLLDEAGARLNLRASVGDDSQLRSRLEQIKVEKEQATAAEQYERAAELRDQEAILLESLNKGISAGEPVDVQVDDIQQIVERKTGIPVGKLQQDEQSKMKHLAARLEDKVIGQHEAVEKVARAVRRSRAGLRQQNKPIASFLFVGPTGVGKTELSKSLAEELFGQQDAMIRLDMSEYMEKHSVSKLIGSPPGYVGHEEAGQLTERVRRNPYSIILLDEIEKAHPDVQHMFLQVLDDGRLTDSQGRTVSFKDTVIIMTSNAGMAEKKITVGFSAPKADQTRSILSSLGAYFRPEFLNRFDAIIPFASLKAEDLIQIVDHMLNDIQTTLSEQGMTLDISDEAKRKLSELGYDPAFGARPLRRVIQQYVEDGITDLVLDDEQVRRIHVTVENDTIQVTKAG; encoded by the coding sequence ATGCGTTGTCAACATTGTAATCAGAATGAAGCTACAGTAGGGCTTCAATTCACAATTAATCATAAATCCGAGAAAATGGTACTGTGCCAAGACTGCTATGCCAAAATGAATAGTGGTGTTCCATTCGCAGCTGGCTTTGGTCCTTCTCCTAACGGCATGTCGTCCATCGACGAGCTGTTCAAAAGCTTGCTACAGCCCAATGCCCGCTCCAACGGTGCAGCATCTAACGATAATCAAGCAGCAGGTCGCACAGCTTCATCCCGCAATGGTGGGAATGGTCTGCTGGATCAATTGGGACGCAACCTGAATGATGCCGCTCGCAATGGCAAAATCGATACCGTTATCGGGCGTGATGAAGAGATCGAGCGTGTTATCGAAATTCTTAACCGTCGTAACAAAAATAACCCCGTCCTGATCGGTGAACCGGGCGTTGGTAAAACCGCAATTGCCGAAGGTCTGGCACTGCGTATTACCGAGGGGAATGTACCGTCCAAGCTGCTAGGCAAAGAAGTGTATTCCTTGGATGTCGCTTCTCTTGTAGCGGGAACTGGTATCCGTGGACAGTTTGAAGAAAAAGTAAAACAATTGATCGCTGAGCTTCAGGAGCGCGACAATATCCTGCTGTTTATCGACGAGATTCATTTGCTGGTTGGTGCAGGTTCTGCTGAAGGTTCGATGGATGCAGGCAATATACTGAAACCGGTGCTCGCTCGTGGTGATTTGCAAGTGATCGGTGCGACAACACTCAAGGAATATCGTCAGATTGAAAAAGATGCTGCGCTGGAACGTCGTTTCCAACCGGTGATGGTGAATGAGCCAACTGTACAGGAAACTGTCGATATTTTGAAAGGGCTGCGTCCGAAATACGAAGAATTCCACGGTGTACGCTATTCCGATGAAACAATTGCTGCTTGTGTACAGCTATCTCACCGTTATATTCAGGATCGTTTCCTGCCGGACAAAGCGATTGACCTGCTGGACGAAGCCGGTGCTCGCTTGAATCTGAGAGCATCTGTTGGTGACGATAGTCAACTGCGTAGTCGTCTGGAACAGATCAAAGTGGAAAAAGAACAGGCAACAGCTGCTGAACAATACGAACGTGCTGCTGAGCTGCGCGATCAGGAAGCGATTTTGCTGGAAAGTCTGAATAAAGGCATCAGTGCTGGTGAACCAGTGGATGTGCAGGTTGATGACATTCAGCAAATCGTAGAACGCAAAACTGGTATCCCAGTCGGCAAACTGCAACAGGATGAGCAGAGCAAAATGAAACATCTGGCTGCTCGTTTGGAAGACAAAGTTATCGGTCAGCATGAAGCGGTTGAAAAGGTAGCGAGAGCGGTACGTCGTAGCCGTGCCGGGCTGAGACAGCAAAATAAACCGATTGCCTCGTTCCTGTTCGTCGGTCCAACCGGTGTCGGTAAAACGGAATTGTCCAAGTCGCTGGCAGAGGAATTGTTCGGTCAGCAAGATGCTATGATCCGTCTGGATATGAGCGAATATATGGAGAAACATTCCGTGTCCAAACTGATCGGTTCCCCTCCGGGTTATGTCGGTCATGAAGAGGCTGGTCAACTGACCGAGCGTGTACGTCGCAATCCATACAGCATTATCTTGCTGGATGAGATTGAAAAAGCACATCCAGATGTACAGCATATGTTCCTGCAAGTGCTGGACGATGGACGACTGACTGACAGTCAAGGTCGTACCGTCAGCTTCAAGGATACGGTCATCATTATGACCTCCAATGCAGGTATGGCGGAGAAAAAAATCACTGTCGGCTTCTCTGCACCAAAAGCGGATCAGACGCGTTCGATTCTGAGTTCGTTGGGAGCATACTTCCGTCCTGAATTCCTCAACCGGTTTGACGCAATCATTCCATTTGCTTCGCTGAAAGCGGAGGATTTGATTCAGATTGTGGATCATATGCTGAATGATATTCAGACTACGCTGAGCGAGCAAGGCATGACGCTTGATATCTCTGATGAAGCGAAACGCAAATTGTCCGAACTCGGTTATGATCCTGCCTTTGGCGCTCGTCCATTGCGTCGTGTGATTCAGCAGTATGTCGAAGACGGCATCACTGATCTGGTACTGGACGACGAGCAGGTTCGCCGTATTCACGTAACGGTCGAAAATGATACCATTCAAGTGACCAAAGCGGGTTAA
- a CDS encoding polysaccharide deacetylase family protein encodes MVWVKALLFTLGGLVVGAAAVILALYLDNGPMQQLLGTPMQTQTQSTSTTTGSIEQASTPAPLSESELPPVEKFNTIPKATFYKDRVAVLMYHDISPTQKGGDIITPDLFASQLDFLRSKGMNFISLNDFRSYMKGGSVPENAVLVTFDDGYENFYTTAFPIMQERNISGVSFVITGDFSKNAIVNTPHMTKQEITDMIQADPKMEVQPHTNHLHYKTSETTDALTAPLVKNGVEETPQQYLARITQDLTTCVDSLKPLNEHPIDTFAYPYGLYTPEVEQVVKDAGIQHAFTTTLGLAKRDDNPFAIPRINGGSPLVSPQRLFASIYWETKQPGHNLYIPDSVQHSGREDIGSVDVHDTDVHK; translated from the coding sequence ATGGTATGGGTTAAAGCACTTCTATTCACACTTGGTGGACTGGTTGTGGGTGCGGCAGCTGTTATTCTAGCTCTATATCTGGATAATGGACCGATGCAGCAGCTCCTCGGCACCCCTATGCAAACACAAACGCAATCTACATCCACAACTACCGGCTCGATTGAACAAGCATCGACACCAGCCCCTTTATCGGAAAGTGAATTACCTCCGGTTGAGAAATTTAATACCATTCCGAAGGCAACCTTTTACAAAGATCGTGTCGCTGTGCTGATGTATCACGATATTAGCCCCACGCAAAAAGGCGGCGATATCATCACACCGGATCTGTTCGCCTCACAGCTCGATTTTCTGCGCTCCAAAGGCATGAACTTTATCTCGTTAAATGATTTCCGCTCCTATATGAAAGGCGGATCGGTACCAGAAAATGCGGTGCTCGTTACATTTGACGATGGGTATGAGAATTTCTATACCACTGCATTCCCCATTATGCAGGAACGCAATATTTCCGGCGTCAGCTTCGTGATCACCGGTGACTTTAGCAAAAATGCCATCGTCAATACGCCACATATGACCAAGCAGGAGATTACCGACATGATCCAGGCAGATCCGAAAATGGAAGTACAGCCGCATACGAATCACCTGCATTACAAAACAAGCGAAACGACCGATGCATTGACTGCTCCACTCGTAAAGAATGGCGTGGAAGAAACACCACAGCAATATCTGGCACGCATCACTCAGGATTTGACTACGTGTGTGGATTCTCTGAAACCGCTCAATGAGCACCCTATTGATACATTTGCATATCCATATGGACTGTATACACCGGAAGTCGAGCAGGTCGTCAAGGATGCTGGTATCCAGCATGCCTTTACAACAACACTCGGTCTTGCCAAACGCGATGACAATCCGTTTGCCATTCCACGTATTAACGGGGGATCACCGCTCGTCAGTCCGCAACGTCTGTTTGCTTCGATCTACTGGGAAACCAAACAGCCGGGGCATAACCTGTATATTCCCGATTCGGTACAGCATAGCGGTCGTGAGGACATCGGTTCGGTTGATGTTCATGACACGGATGTACACAAATAA
- a CDS encoding VOC family protein, whose amino-acid sequence MMSEHRENDATCTNTAGHPLRWDHTVHYVNNLDEAIDTFQQYGLHAFRGGSHPKWGTYNALSYFGLEYVEFLGVEDRDKVQAADPAHVVVRDALTELPVHQRFSRVAIRTDDIEAVWQSLKQHELQLSEILDGERRDASGNLIQWRMFMIGGDFEGLPYPFFIQWSGEDEQRLDQLTRAGLVAPHPAGDTELLSALFGVVHPEAAANHWHELFGLEKESSAPNTLRIGKHYFSFVQAVEPGITALTFRTNAESLLARAIEIGGGQYRFIASDVELDSL is encoded by the coding sequence ATGATGAGTGAACATCGCGAGAATGATGCAACATGTACCAATACAGCTGGGCATCCGCTACGCTGGGATCATACGGTTCATTATGTCAATAATCTAGATGAAGCGATTGATACATTTCAGCAATATGGGCTGCATGCTTTTCGCGGCGGATCGCATCCAAAGTGGGGAACGTACAATGCGCTCAGTTATTTTGGGCTAGAATATGTAGAGTTTCTCGGTGTTGAGGATCGAGATAAGGTGCAGGCTGCTGATCCTGCTCATGTTGTTGTGCGCGATGCGCTGACTGAACTTCCCGTGCATCAGCGTTTTAGTCGGGTAGCCATACGTACGGATGATATTGAGGCGGTGTGGCAATCCTTGAAGCAGCATGAATTGCAGTTGTCGGAGATTCTGGATGGTGAACGCCGCGATGCATCTGGTAATCTCATTCAATGGCGGATGTTTATGATTGGCGGTGATTTTGAAGGATTGCCGTATCCATTTTTTATTCAATGGAGTGGCGAGGATGAGCAGCGATTGGATCAACTAACGAGAGCTGGCTTGGTTGCACCGCATCCTGCTGGGGATACGGAATTGTTGTCAGCCTTGTTCGGCGTTGTCCATCCAGAGGCTGCCGCAAATCACTGGCATGAACTGTTTGGGTTAGAAAAGGAATCGTCTGCACCGAACACACTGCGAATCGGTAAGCATTATTTCAGCTTTGTACAGGCAGTAGAGCCGGGCATCACGGCATTGACCTTCCGCACGAACGCCGAATCATTACTAGCACGCGCGATCGAGATCGGCGGCGGACAGTATCGCTTTATCGCATCCGATGTAGAGCTGGATAGCTTGTGA
- a CDS encoding glycoside hydrolase family 1 protein — MNTVVKKFPEHFLWGGATAANQLEGGYNESGKGLSTSDMLTAGTHTTRRRVTLEQEAGSNYPSHEAIDYYHRYAEDIALFGEMGFKVFRMSIAWSRIFPNGDDTEPNEEGLKFYDKVFAELKKHNIEPLVTISHYEAPFALAKHYNGWTNRQLVDFYVRYCETLFTRYKDTVKYWLTFNEINILTMPFGSFLAGAIPPEQSEELGAGPDDEQKRYQALHHQFIASAKAVKLGHEINPDFQIGCMIAYLCSYPLTANPDDVLLAQQKDNLTNFLCSDVQVRGSYPGFAKRYFAEQGLHIAMEEGDEQILRDGRVDFYTCSYYSSTCVSADPEQEQIGGNLSMGLKNPYLKASEWEWQIDPQGLRWSMNNIYNRYGIPIMVVENGLGAVDTVEADGSIHDNYRIEYLKQHIEAMKEAIADGVDLVGYTPWGCIDLVSAGTGEMKKRYGFIYVDKDNDGNGTLNRSRKDSFHWYKQVIASNGEQLDHTTVEALKA; from the coding sequence ATGAATACAGTTGTGAAGAAGTTTCCTGAACATTTTCTGTGGGGCGGAGCGACCGCAGCCAATCAGCTAGAAGGTGGTTACAATGAATCCGGTAAAGGACTAAGTACCTCCGATATGCTGACCGCGGGTACACATACGACTCGCCGCCGAGTAACATTGGAGCAGGAGGCGGGCAGCAACTATCCAAGTCATGAGGCAATTGATTATTACCATCGGTATGCCGAAGATATTGCGCTGTTCGGCGAGATGGGCTTCAAAGTATTCCGTATGTCTATCGCTTGGTCGCGTATTTTCCCGAATGGCGATGATACGGAGCCGAATGAAGAGGGCTTAAAGTTTTATGATAAAGTATTCGCTGAATTGAAAAAGCATAATATCGAACCACTGGTAACAATCAGCCACTATGAAGCCCCCTTTGCACTAGCGAAACACTATAACGGCTGGACCAACCGCCAGCTGGTGGATTTCTATGTTCGTTATTGCGAAACGTTATTCACTCGCTACAAAGATACCGTCAAATATTGGCTGACCTTTAACGAAATCAATATTTTGACAATGCCATTTGGCTCGTTTCTGGCTGGAGCAATTCCGCCGGAGCAAAGTGAAGAACTGGGTGCGGGACCTGATGATGAGCAGAAGCGATATCAGGCGCTGCATCATCAGTTTATCGCCAGTGCAAAAGCGGTCAAGCTGGGACACGAGATCAATCCTGATTTCCAAATTGGCTGTATGATTGCGTATCTTTGTTCCTATCCGCTAACAGCGAATCCAGACGATGTGCTGCTCGCACAGCAAAAGGATAATCTTACGAATTTCCTGTGCTCCGATGTACAGGTGCGCGGATCGTATCCGGGCTTTGCGAAGCGGTATTTTGCCGAGCAGGGATTGCATATTGCCATGGAAGAGGGAGACGAGCAGATTCTGCGGGATGGTCGTGTGGACTTTTATACATGTAGCTATTACTCGTCCACCTGCGTTAGTGCCGATCCAGAGCAGGAACAGATTGGTGGCAACCTGTCGATGGGTCTAAAAAATCCATATCTCAAAGCAAGCGAGTGGGAATGGCAGATTGATCCGCAAGGGCTACGCTGGTCGATGAACAATATTTACAATCGGTATGGCATTCCGATTATGGTAGTGGAAAATGGTCTGGGTGCAGTGGATACAGTAGAAGCGGACGGCTCCATTCATGACAACTACCGGATTGAGTATCTGAAGCAGCATATTGAAGCGATGAAGGAAGCAATCGCTGACGGTGTGGATCTGGTGGGATATACGCCTTGGGGCTGTATCGATCTGGTGAGTGCCGGAACGGGCGAGATGAAGAAGCGTTATGGCTTTATCTACGTCGATAAGGATAACGATGGCAATGGAACATTGAACCGTTCCCGCAAAGATAGCTTCCATTGGTACAAGCAGGTGATTGCTAGTAACGGAGAGCAGCTGGACCACACAACGGTAGAAGCGCTGAAAGCCTAA
- a CDS encoding beta-glucoside-specific PTS transporter subunit IIABC, translating into MKYEKLAKDIIQNVGGKENVNSLTHCITRLRFKLKDESKANTDVLKNMDGVVTVIQSGGQYQVVIGNHVPDVYAEVNTVGGFGGESSTNVSDSGEKVSLFNRFIDMISGVFAPTLGVLAATGMIKGLTALFVSLGWLVNTSGTYIILNAIGDCLFYFFPIFLGYTSAKKFNANIFIGMAIGAALVYPTLTTVTAGDPLYTLFTGTPFESPVHITFLGIPVILMTYSSSVIPIILSTYIGSKIEGFFKRVIPSVVRTFMVPFCTLLITIPLAFIIIGPIATWAGHLIGAGFLAIYNLSPIVAGLLLGAFWQVFVIFGLHWGFVPIAINNLTNLGYDPILAGMFGASFAQTGVVLAILIKAKSTKLKSLSIPAFISGIFGVTEPAIYGITLPRKRPFVLSCIAGAIGGAIIGAMGTKAYIIGGLGVFGIPSYIGPNGFDSGFYGALIGMVVSFIFGFVFMFFTKLTDDVPDGAAKTDGPTNDVLVKQETVFSPLKGEVIALSQVKDEAFSTGALGKGIAIEPIEGKVYSPVDGVLTSLFSSGHAIGITSNHGVDILIHVGQDTVKLKGKFFTPHVKQGDTVKKGDLLMEFDVSEIKAAGYVLTTPVIISNSGNYLDVIETEKKSVGYQEDLLTVVI; encoded by the coding sequence ATGAAATACGAAAAACTCGCGAAAGACATTATCCAAAATGTCGGCGGTAAAGAAAACGTCAATAGTCTAACACACTGTATCACACGCCTACGCTTCAAGCTCAAAGACGAAAGCAAAGCGAATACGGATGTACTCAAAAATATGGATGGTGTAGTCACTGTTATCCAAAGCGGTGGACAATACCAAGTCGTAATCGGTAACCATGTGCCTGACGTATATGCAGAAGTGAATACTGTTGGCGGCTTCGGGGGCGAAAGTTCTACAAATGTAAGCGATTCCGGCGAGAAGGTAAGTTTGTTCAACCGCTTCATTGATATGATCTCTGGCGTATTCGCACCGACTCTGGGCGTATTGGCAGCAACCGGTATGATCAAAGGCTTAACAGCACTGTTTGTGTCACTCGGTTGGCTGGTGAACACATCCGGTACGTATATTATTTTGAACGCGATTGGTGACTGTCTGTTCTACTTCTTCCCGATCTTCCTCGGTTACACATCGGCGAAAAAGTTCAATGCTAACATATTCATCGGGATGGCGATTGGTGCAGCGCTTGTGTATCCAACGTTAACGACAGTAACCGCAGGTGATCCATTGTATACCTTATTTACAGGTACACCATTTGAATCACCAGTGCATATTACGTTCCTTGGTATTCCGGTCATTCTGATGACCTATTCGTCTAGTGTTATTCCGATTATCTTATCGACGTATATTGGCTCCAAAATTGAAGGATTCTTCAAACGTGTGATTCCAAGTGTCGTTCGTACGTTCATGGTTCCGTTCTGTACTTTGCTGATTACGATTCCACTGGCGTTCATCATTATCGGTCCAATCGCAACATGGGCAGGGCATCTGATCGGTGCAGGCTTCTTGGCAATCTACAATCTGAGTCCAATCGTTGCTGGTCTGCTGCTGGGTGCGTTCTGGCAAGTATTCGTTATCTTCGGTCTGCACTGGGGCTTCGTACCGATTGCAATCAACAACTTGACGAACTTGGGTTACGATCCAATTCTGGCAGGTATGTTCGGTGCATCGTTCGCTCAAACAGGTGTTGTACTCGCAATCCTGATCAAAGCAAAAAGCACCAAGCTCAAATCACTGTCCATTCCAGCCTTTATCTCTGGTATCTTCGGTGTTACTGAGCCAGCGATCTATGGTATTACCTTACCGCGTAAACGTCCATTCGTATTGAGCTGTATTGCTGGTGCGATCGGTGGCGCCATCATCGGTGCAATGGGTACAAAAGCGTATATTATCGGCGGTCTCGGCGTATTCGGTATTCCATCGTATATCGGTCCAAATGGCTTTGACTCCGGCTTCTATGGCGCTCTGATCGGTATGGTTGTCAGCTTTATCTTTGGTTTCGTCTTCATGTTCTTCACTAAGCTGACAGACGATGTGCCAGATGGTGCAGCCAAAACGGATGGACCAACAAATGACGTACTGGTAAAACAAGAAACTGTATTCAGTCCATTGAAAGGTGAAGTTATCGCTCTGTCCCAAGTGAAGGATGAAGCATTCTCTACAGGAGCGCTGGGTAAAGGTATTGCGATTGAGCCAATCGAAGGAAAAGTCTATTCCCCAGTCGATGGCGTACTGACATCGTTGTTCTCTTCCGGTCATGCGATTGGTATCACGAGCAATCATGGTGTAGATATTCTAATCCACGTTGGTCAAGATACCGTGAAACTGAAAGGCAAATTCTTTACCCCACATGTCAAACAGGGCGATACCGTCAAAAAAGGCGATCTGCTGATGGAGTTTGATGTATCTGAGATCAAAGCAGCGGGTTATGTATTGACGACTCCCGTGATTATCTCCAATTCCGGCAATTATCTGGATGTTATCGAAACAGAGAAAAAATCGGTTGGTTATCAAGAGGATCTGCTGACTGTCGTCATCTGA
- a CDS encoding acid phosphatase: MKSSTSKLMKLSLTLSVLAGTFGGTYAHAANEPSNVTPVKPSWGYFVDTYQNNTKDKLAVNSNPVIGTLSGFNKLWTPGQSWDSGTKLNESILNMNIQKVINIANKRTAAQEQQAYLDDRRNQSYSVMDGLGSLTDVYRKEAGATTTVTDVPADATSQKYDDEGNNAGDPNSSLGSVVGLVNKLRGDYSSSNPAKSYFGYKRPFRWSPEAAVIPTLVPQIKSDPSSDGGYPSGHTNAAYLSAFAMAYAIPERYQELLTRASELGNDRIVAGMHSPFDVMGGRVMATALAAGILNDPANRELKQAAYAQAQKELMSQTGTAKDRFSNYQSNKQVYTERLTYGFPQITASNKPVSVPKGAEVLLETRQPYLDATQRRWVLATTGLASGYPVLDDPEGWGRLNLFAAADGYGAFVSNVTVTMDAYKGGFNQEDSWRNAISGKGGLIKKGTGTLHLAGKNSYTGTTTLLAGTLEGDNGYAFGRGDVNNQGGTLVENVKGWLVIGGDYKQSDKGTLELNIGSASDLLQINGKASYGGKLKLHFAKGYAPTSMIKIIASDLSRKHGTFASIEATGLPKGYTVKPVYSNTSVKIQIVKKEK, from the coding sequence ATGAAATCATCTACATCCAAACTTATGAAGCTTTCGCTCACGCTGTCGGTACTGGCAGGTACTTTTGGTGGTACTTACGCACATGCGGCAAACGAGCCGTCGAATGTTACTCCGGTGAAGCCATCATGGGGGTATTTTGTCGATACATATCAGAACAATACAAAGGACAAGCTGGCCGTGAATAGCAATCCGGTAATCGGTACTTTGTCTGGCTTTAACAAGCTGTGGACACCGGGGCAGAGCTGGGATTCAGGCACCAAGCTGAACGAGTCCATCTTGAATATGAATATCCAGAAGGTCATCAATATTGCGAACAAGCGCACCGCTGCACAAGAGCAGCAGGCATATCTGGATGATCGTCGCAATCAGAGCTATAGCGTGATGGATGGACTCGGTTCACTAACGGACGTATATCGCAAAGAAGCCGGTGCAACAACGACGGTGACAGATGTACCTGCCGATGCAACCAGTCAGAAGTATGACGATGAAGGCAATAATGCAGGTGATCCCAACTCCAGTCTAGGCAGCGTTGTTGGACTGGTTAATAAGCTGCGTGGTGATTATTCATCCAGTAACCCAGCGAAAAGTTATTTTGGTTATAAGCGTCCCTTCCGTTGGAGCCCAGAAGCAGCTGTTATTCCGACACTTGTGCCGCAGATCAAGTCCGATCCGTCTAGTGATGGAGGCTATCCAAGCGGTCACACCAATGCCGCCTACTTGAGCGCGTTTGCGATGGCATATGCGATACCAGAGCGTTATCAGGAACTGCTGACGAGAGCATCTGAGCTGGGGAATGATCGAATCGTTGCTGGAATGCACTCGCCGTTTGATGTGATGGGTGGTAGAGTGATGGCAACGGCGCTGGCAGCAGGTATTTTGAATGATCCAGCGAATCGGGAATTGAAGCAGGCAGCGTATGCTCAGGCACAAAAGGAATTGATGTCGCAGACCGGTACTGCCAAGGACCGTTTTAGCAACTACCAATCCAACAAGCAGGTGTACACGGAGCGTTTGACATATGGCTTCCCGCAAATCACGGCTTCCAACAAACCGGTTTCCGTTCCAAAAGGTGCTGAAGTCTTACTAGAAACACGCCAACCTTATCTGGATGCTACACAGCGCCGCTGGGTATTGGCAACTACAGGATTGGCTTCTGGTTATCCAGTGCTGGATGATCCAGAAGGCTGGGGACGACTCAATCTGTTCGCCGCAGCTGACGGCTACGGAGCGTTTGTTAGTAATGTTACCGTGACGATGGACGCCTATAAAGGTGGCTTTAACCAAGAAGACAGCTGGCGCAACGCCATTTCCGGCAAAGGTGGTCTGATCAAAAAAGGTACAGGTACGCTACATCTGGCAGGCAAAAACAGCTATACGGGTACAACAACACTGCTCGCTGGTACGCTGGAAGGCGATAACGGCTATGCCTTTGGACGTGGCGATGTGAACAACCAAGGCGGCACACTCGTCGAGAATGTCAAAGGCTGGCTGGTGATCGGTGGAGATTACAAACAATCCGACAAAGGAACCTTGGAGCTGAACATCGGTAGCGCATCCGATCTGCTACAAATTAACGGCAAAGCCAGCTATGGCGGCAAATTGAAGTTGCACTTTGCTAAAGGATACGCTCCAACGAGTATGATCAAAATCATCGCGAGCGATCTATCACGGAAGCATGGCACCTTCGCCTCCATCGAAGCGACAGGATTGCCAAAGGGCTATACAGTGAAGCCAGTCTATAGCAATACAAGCGTAAAAATACAGATTGTGAAAAAGGAAAAATAA